A genomic region of Gymnogyps californianus isolate 813 chromosome 12, ASM1813914v2, whole genome shotgun sequence contains the following coding sequences:
- the ZNF319 gene encoding LOW QUALITY PROTEIN: zinc finger protein 319 (The sequence of the model RefSeq protein was modified relative to this genomic sequence to represent the inferred CDS: inserted 1 base in 1 codon) codes for MSESWQQQQQQPQQPPPPQQHHAGAAALPEHSIPPSTADNPLGCAVYGILLQPDPGLQHHQHAPIQAGEPSHKCGVCGHDLAHLSNPHEHQCLPGHDRSFQCTQCLKIFHQATDLLEHQCIQVEQKPFVCGVCKMGFSLLTSLAQHHNVHNGNAMKCSICEKTYKPPEAEHSQPLDPSEKPYSCSICQKTFKHLSELSRHERIHTGEKPYKCTLCDKSFSQSSHLVHHKRTHSSERPYKCTVCEKTFKHRSHLVRHMYAHSGEHLFKCNVCELHFKESSELLQHPCTPSGERPFRCGECQKAFKRPSDLRQHERTHSEERPFKCDLCQMSFKQQYALMRHRRTHKAEEPFKCNLCEKGFVQPSHLVYHQHVHGIENLFKCNVCQKGFNQSSELLRHKCVQNAERPFKCAVCNKSYKRAXALQKHQLAHCAEKPLKCTLCERRFFSSSEFVQHRCDPAREKPLKCPDCEKRFKYASDLQRHRRVHTGEKPYKCPSCEKAFKQREHLNKHHSVHAREQQYKCMWCGERFLDLGLLQEHSVQHTAEGAYQVAACLP; via the exons atgtcagaaagctggcagcagcaacagcagcaaccaCAGCAGCCGCCGCCACCGCAGCAGCACCACGCTGGGGCAGCCGCCCTCCCAGAGCACTCCATCCCGCCCAGCACTGCTGACAACCCCTTGGGCTGTGCCGTCTACGGCATCCTGCTCCAGCCGGACCCCGGTCTGCAGCACCACCAGCACGCCCCCATCCAGGCTGGAGAGCCGTCCCACAAATGCGGTGTGTGTGGCCACGACCTCGCTCACCTCTCCAACCCCCATGAGCACCAGTGCTTGCCAGGCCATGACCGTTCTTTCCAGTGTACCCAGTGCCTGAAGATCTTCCACCAGGCCACCGACCTCCTCGAACACCAGTGCATCCAGGTGGAGCAGAAGCCCTTTGTGTGCGGCGTCTGCAAGATGGGCTTCTCCCTCCTGACCTCGCTGGCGCAGCACCACAACGTCCACAACGGCAACGCCATGAAGTGCTCTATCTGTGAGAAGACCTACAAGCCTCCGGAGGCAGAGCATTCGCAGCCTCTCGACCCCTCGGAGAAGCCCTACAGCTGCTCCATCTGTCAGAAAACCTTCAAGCACCTCTCGGAGCTGTCCCGGCACGAGCGCATCCACACGGGTGAGAAGCCGTACAAGTGCACGCTGTGCGACAAGAGCTTCAGCCAGTCGTCCCACCTGGTGCACCACAAACGGACGCACAGCTCGGAGCGGCCCTACAAGTGCACGGTGTGCGAGAAGACCTTCAAGCACCGCTCCCACCTGGTGCGCCACATGTACGCGCACTCAGGGGAGCACCTCTTCAAGTGCAACGTCTGCGAGCTGCACTTCAAGGAGTCGtcggagctgctgcagcaccccTGCACGCCCAGCGGGGAACGGCCCTTCCGCTGCGGCGAGTGCCAGAAGGCCTTCAAGCGCCCCTCGGACCTGCGGCAGCACGAGCGCACGCACAGCGAGGAGCGGCCCTTCAAGTGTGACCTCTGCCAGATGAGCTTCAAGCAGCAGTACGCGCTCATGCGCCATCGCCGCACGCACAAGGCCGAGGAGCCCTTCAAGTGCAACCTCTGCGAGAAGGGCTTCGTGCAGCCCTCGCACTTGGTGTACCACCAGCACGTGCACGGCATAGAAAACCTCTTCAAGTGCAACGTGTGCCAGAAGGGCTTCAACCAGTCCTCGGAGCTGCTGCGGCACAAGTGCGTGCAGAACGCGGAGCGGCCCTTCAAGTGCGCGGTGTGCAACAAGTCCTACAAGCGGG TCGCTCTGCAGAAGCACCAGCTGGCCCACTGCGCCGAGAAGCCGCTCAAGTGCACGCTCTGCGAGAGAcgtttcttctcctcctccgaGTTCGTGCAGCACCGCTGCGACCCGGCCCGCGAGAAGCCCCTCAAGTGCCCCGACTGTGAAAAGCGGTTCAAGTACGCCTCGGACCTGCAGCGCCACCGGCGCGTGCACACGGGCGAGAAGCCCTACAAGTGCCCCTCCTGCGAGAAGGCCTTCAAGCAGCGCGAGCACCTCAACAAGCACCACAGCGTGCACGCCCGGGAGCAGCAGTACAAGTGCATGTGGTGCGGGGAACGGTTCCTGGACTTGGGcctgctgcaggagcacagcGTCCAGCACACGGCCGAGGGCGCCTACCAGGTGGCCGCCTGCTTGCCGTGA
- the USB1 gene encoding U6 snRNA phosphodiesterase 1 has translation MRAALVGYSSSEEEEEEEEGGRRGGGAQGPPRASADRPRLPVPAGLPGDPEPEEVVSDDSSRHGGRVRGFPHERGSWATHVYLPYRVQEEFLELLELLVSRARTYVSSLAAMEEFHLSLSQCVVLRYHWIDPFVRSLKERLASFHRFFCVADQVKVYTNQNKTRTFIGLEVSAGHFQLLELVSEVDRVLEEFDLPTFYKDPSFHISLAWCVGDLSGRLEGQCLQELQDIVDRFEDSALLLRVQWEQIRCKSGNKYFSFPLR, from the exons aTGAGGGCCGCGCTGGTGGGGTACAGCAGctcggaggaggaggaggaggaggaagaaggggggcgccggggcggcggcgcgcaGGGGCCCCCCCGGGCCAG CGCCGACCGCCCCCGCCTGCCCGTCCCCGCCGGCCTGCCGGGCGATCCGGAGCCGGAGGAGGTCGTTAGCGACGACAGCTCCCGCCACGGCGGCCGCGTCCGCGGCTTCCCCCACGAGCGGGGCAGCTGGGCCACCCACGTCTACCTGCCCT ACAGAGTCCAGGAGGAattcctggagctgctggagctccTGGTCTCCCGCGCTCGCACCTACGTCTCCTCGCTGGCCGCCATGGAGGAGTTCCACCTCAGCCTCTCGCAGTGCGTGGTGCTGCGCTACCACTGGATCGACCCCTTCGTCCGCTCCCTCAAGGAGCGCCTGGCCTCCTTCCACAG GTTCTTCTGCGTGGCTGACCAAGTGAAGGTTTACACCAACCAGAACAAAACCAG GACTTTTATTGGCTTGGAGGTCTCTGCTGGGcatttccagctgctggagctggtcTCAGAGGTGGACAGAGTTCTGGAGGAATTTGACCTTCCCACGTTCTACAAG GACCCGTCGTTCCATATCAGCTTGGCCTGGTGCGTCGGGGACCTGTCTGGCAGGCTGGAAGGGCAGTGTCTGCAGGAGCTCCAG GACATTGTGGACAGGTTTGAGGACTCGGCGCTCCTGCTGCGTGTCCAATGGGAGCAAATCCGCTGCAAGTCGGGGAACAAGTACTTCTCCTTCCCCTTGAGGTAG
- the MMP15 gene encoding matrix metalloproteinase-15: protein MAGGGGAPWRAGGALRAGGRPPPLLVLLVLLVGAAAAGEEINAEAWLRLYGYLPQPSRQMSTMRSAQTLSSALAEMQKFYGITVTGVLDEETKAWMKRPRCGVPDQFGARMKSNMRRKRYALTGRRWSQSHLTFSIQNYTEKLGRYHSYEAVRRAFRVWEQATPLVFREVPYEDIRQKRKKEADIMVLFASGFHGDSSPFDGIGGFLAHAYFPGPGMGGDTHFDSDEPWTLENTDVSGNNLFLVAVHELGHSLGLEHSSNPSAIMAPFYQWMDTENFQLPEDDLKGIQQLYGTVDGHPQPTKPLPTVTPRRPGRPDQRPPKPPPPGKPERPPKPGSPDRPDQYGPDICDGNFDTVAVLRGEMFVFKGRWFWRVRHNRVLDNYPMPIGHFWRGLPGDIDAAYERHDGRFVFFKGDQYWLFREANLEPGYPQPLVTYGQGIPYDSIDTAVWWEPTGHTFFFRGDRYWRFNEDTRSVDAGYPKPISVWVGIPPSPKGAFLSPDASSTYFYRGTKYWKFDNERLKTEPGYPKSILRDFMGCHTELVPDPHPRWPDGDRPPFNPDGDGRAEGKEEEEEEEEEEEDEEDYGEGGRQPGGDVDVVVQIDEYTRTMSVVMVLVLLVLLLCILGLIYVIVQMQRKGAPRMLLYCKRSLQEWV from the exons ATGGCAGGAGGTggcggcgccccctggcgggcgggcggggcgctgcgggcgggcgggagaCCCCCGCCGTTACTGGTGCtactggtgctgctggtgggagcggcggcggcgggcgaggAAATCAACGCGGAG GCATGGCTGCGGCTCTATGGCTACCTGCCGCAGCCCAGCCGGCAGATGTCCACCATGCGCTCGGCTCAGACCCTCTCCTCGGCCCTCGCCGAGATGCAGAAGTTTTACGGCATCACCGTCACCGGCGTCCTGGACGAGGAGACCAAGGC GTGGATGAAACGTCCCCGCTGCGGGGTCCCAGACCAGTTTGGGGCGCGGATGAAGTCCAACATGCGGCGGAAGCGGTACGCGCTGACGGGGCGGCGCTGGAGCCAGAGCCATCTCACCTTCAG CATCCAAAACTACACGGAGAAGCTGGGTCGGTACCACTCGTACGAGGCCGTCCGCCGAGCTTTCCGGGTGTGGGAGCAAGCCACGCCGCTGGTTTTCCGGGAGGTGCCCTACGAGGACATCCGGCAGAAGCGGAAGAAGGAGGCCGACATCATGGTGCTCTTTGCCTCCGGCTTCCACGGAGACAGCTCCCCTTTCGATGGCATCGGGGGGTTTTTGGCTCACGCCTATTTTCCCGGTCCTGGCATGGGGGGGGACACGCATTTCGACTCGGATGAGCCCTGGACACTGGAGAACACGGATGTGTCTG GGAACAACCTTTTCTTGGTGGCCGTGCATGAGCTGGGGCACTCGCTGGGCTTGGAGCACTCCAGCAACCCCAGCGCTATCATGGCCCCCTTCTACCAGTGGATGGACACGGAGAACTTCCAGCTGCCCGAGGATGACCTCAAGGGCATCCAGCAGCTGTACg GTACCGTGGACGGGCACCCGCAGCCCACCAAGCCTTTGCCCACCGTGACACCCCGGAGACCTGGCAGGCCAGACCAGAGACCCCCTAAACCACCCCCCCCGGGGAAACCGGAGCGACCCCCCAAACCTGGCAGCCCAGACCGACCTGACCAGTATGGCCCCGACATCTGCGACGGGAACTTCGACACAGTGGCGGTGCTGCGTGGGGAGATGTTTGTGTTCAAG GGCCGGTGGTTCTGGAGGGTCCGGCACAACCGGGTGCTGGACAACTACCCCATGCCCATCGGGCACTTCTGGCGGGGCCTCCCCGGGGACATCGATGCCGCCTACGAGAGACATGATGGGAGGTTCGTCTTCTTTAAAG GTGACCAGTACTGGCTCTTCCGAGAAGCCAACCTGGAGCCCGGGTACCCGCAGCCCCTGGTCACCTACGGACAGGGCATCCCCTACGACAGCATCGACACGGCTGTCTGGTGGGAACCCACGGGGCACACCTTCTTCTTCCGTGGGGACAG aTACTGGCGCTTTAACGAGGACACCCGCTCGGTGGACGCTGGGTACCCAAAGCCCATCTCCGTCTGGGTGGGCATCCCTCCCTCACCCAAGGGTGCCTTCCTCAGCCCGGACGCCT cctccaCCTACTTCTACAGAGGCACAAAGTACTGGAAATTTGACAACGAGCGGCTCAAGACGGAGCCAGGTTATCCCAAATCCATCCTACGGGACTTCATGGGCTGTCACACGGAGCTGGTCCCGGACCCCCATCCCCGCTGGCCCGATGGGGACCGACCTCCCTTCAACCCCGACGGGGACGGGCGGGCCgaaggcaaggaggaggaagaggaggaggaggaggaggaggaagacgaGGAGGATTATGGCGAGGGTGGCCGCCAGCCGGGCGGGGACGTGGACGTGGTGGTGCAGATCGACGAGTACACGCGTACCATGAGCGTCGTCatggtgctggtgctgctggtgctgctgctctgcatcctCGGCCTCATCTACGTCATCGTCCAGATGCAGAGGAAGGGCGCGCCCCGAATGCTCTTGTACTGCAAGCGCTCCTTGCAGGAGTGGGTCTGA